GCACCTGCGCGTAAGCGCCTGGCATCAGTGCGCCATCCTTGTTGTCGACGTCGATCTCGACGCGCAAGGTGCGGCTCGATGGATCGATCGAGCCGGTCGTGCGCGCTACCTTTGCGGCGATGTGCCGCCCGGGATATTGCTGTGCGGTCAGATACACGCCGGTGTCGGGCGTGACGTAGGGCGCGTCGTTCTGCGGCACGTCCACGAACACGCGCAGCACGCCGGTCTGCTGGATATGAAACAGCTCGCCCGACATGCCTGCCGCGCCAGGCGTGCCGCCCGCCGTCACGAGTGCGCCGACGTCGACGTTGCGCGCGGTGATGACGCCGTCGAACGGCGCGGTGATCTTCTCGTACGACACCAGCTCGGCGAGATGCGCGACGTTGGCCTGCGCCGACGCCAGCATCGCGCGACGCGCCTCCATGTCGCTGACTTTGGTATCCGCATCCTGCTGCGCGACCGATTGGGTTTTCAGCATCTCCTGCCAGCGCTGCGCGGTGGTCCTCGCAAAGTCGAAGTTGGTCTGGGCGGTGGCTTCGTCGGCGCGGGCCTGGCGCAGTTGTGCGTCGAGATCGGGCGCGTCGATGGTGGCGAGCGTCTGGCCGCTTTTCACCTGCGCGCCGATGTCGGTGTTCCAGTGCGCGAGATAGCCGCTGGTGCGCGCATAGATCGATGCTTCGGCGAACGGTGTCACCGCGCCTGGCAGCAGCAGTTCGTGGACAGCCGGCGCGGGGCGGGGCGTGACCACGGAAACACTGAGCACGCTTTGGGCTTGCGTCTGTTGCGTCAACGCGGCGCTTGCATGCAGACGCGGCACGATGCCGACAATCAGCAACGCCGCGGCGAGGCCGGCCAATGCGAACGGCCACGCGTGGCGGCGCCGATTCGAGCTTGTGCTCAGGTCGGCTGAGCGTGCGGTTCCGGCAGCGTCGGCGTGCGAGTATTCCTTGTCGCGCGCGGACTGAGCGGTTTCAGCGGCATGCGCAGTGCTGGCGGAGCGTACCGCTTCGTCGACCTTGGCAGCCTCTGCGGCTCGATCAGTATCAACAGCCGGTTCAGACCTGTCGCCGAGGTCCGGCGGAAGTGATGGATTGTTCATGAGCTAGTTCTCGTCGGAGTCAAAGTGTGCGGGCGGGAACGCGGGATTCCTGTTGCTCGGCGCGAGTCGCGCGGCGTTTGTCGAGCCACGCATGCACCATGCCGTAGACGACCGGAACGAACAGCAAGGTGGACACCGTGCCGAGCGCCAGGCCGCCGATCACCGCGCGGCCGAGCGGCGCGTTCTGTTCGCCGCCGTCGCCGAGACCGAGCGCCATCGGCAGCATGCCGATCAGCATCGCGAGCGCGGTCATCAGCACCGGACGGAAACGGCTGAATCCGGCTTCGAGCGCGGCCTGCAGCGGCGGCTTGCCGCCGTGATGGAATTCACGCGCGGTGTTGATCACGAGAATGCTGTTGGCAGTGGCGATACCGATGCACAGAATGGTGCCGGTCAGCGCCGGCACGCTCAGGCTCGTGCCGGTGCTGAACAACATCCACGCGATGCCCGCCAGCGAACCCGGCAGGCCGCTGATGATGATGAGCGGATCGAGCCACGACTGAAAATTGACGACCATCAGCAGATAGACGAGGGCGATCGCGAACACGAGACCGCTTGCGAGGCCGCTGAACGAGTCGTGCATCGCCTGCACCTGGCCGCGCACCACGATCGACGCGCCCGGCGGCAATTGCGGCCGGATCTGATCGACGAGGCGGGTCACGTCGGTTGCCACGCCACCGAGATCGCGCCCTTGGGCCGACGCGAAAATATCGAGCACCGGCTGCACGTTGTAGTGCGAGACGACGGCTTGCTGGGTGGCGCGTGTCAGCGTACTCATCGCACCGAGCAGGTTCTGCGGAGCGGGGCCGGCGCCGTTGGCCGTTGCGGACGCCGTCACTGCCCCTGTACCGGCGGCGCCGCTCTGCGCGACCGGAATATTGGCCAGCGCCTGCAGTGAGTTGATGTCGTACTGCGGCATCATCGCCATGAGCGGATAGCTGACGCCGTTGTGCGGATCGAGCCAGAAGTTAGGCGTAGTCTGGGCGCTGCCGGAGAGCGCGATCAGCAGGTTCTGCGATACGTCCCGTTGCACCAGGCCGGCCTGAATCGCCCGCGTACGGTCGACATTCACGTTGATCGCGGGTTCGTCGCCCGGTTGCTGGATGCGCGCATCGACCAGACCGCGCACGCCGCGCAGTTGGGCGAGCAAGCGGTTCGCCACGACGCGATTGGCGTCGAGCTTGTTGCCGACGATCTGAATATCGATCGGCGCGGGCAGGCCGAAGTTGAGAATCTGGCTGACGATATCGGCGGGCAGGAAAGCAAACGTGACGCCGGGGAAATCCCTGGACAGCGTGGTGCGCAGCGTCGCGACATAGGCGGCCGTGGGCTTGTGCCCGGCTGCGAGCGTGATCATCACGTCGGCGTCTTCGGGGCCGATCGGGTCGGACGAATCGTAGGTCAGGTTGATGCCGCTCACCGGCACGCCGATGTTGTCGAGCATGGAAGCGAGCTCCTGCTTCGGAATCACGCTGCGCACACGGGCC
This genomic stretch from Paraburkholderia caffeinilytica harbors:
- a CDS encoding efflux RND transporter periplasmic adaptor subunit; its protein translation is MNNPSLPPDLGDRSEPAVDTDRAAEAAKVDEAVRSASTAHAAETAQSARDKEYSHADAAGTARSADLSTSSNRRRHAWPFALAGLAAALLIVGIVPRLHASAALTQQTQAQSVLSVSVVTPRPAPAVHELLLPGAVTPFAEASIYARTSGYLAHWNTDIGAQVKSGQTLATIDAPDLDAQLRQARADEATAQTNFDFARTTAQRWQEMLKTQSVAQQDADTKVSDMEARRAMLASAQANVAHLAELVSYEKITAPFDGVITARNVDVGALVTAGGTPGAAGMSGELFHIQQTGVLRVFVDVPQNDAPYVTPDTGVYLTAQQYPGRHIAAKVARTTGSIDPSSRTLRVEIDVDNKDGALMPGAYAQVHLQLQSTTPALDLPVSALLFRPDGVTVAVVDGNGHAALKTVHIGRDFGTHVEITTGLAATDRVIDNPGDSLSTGQAVQIAPAAHG